The following are encoded in a window of Amaranthus tricolor cultivar Red isolate AtriRed21 chromosome 2, ASM2621246v1, whole genome shotgun sequence genomic DNA:
- the LOC130805688 gene encoding uncharacterized membrane protein At1g75140, with the protein MFRQHQRKSTTDKPIMLNRNTCMEGKFFVPFVLFFIYVSLIFDGFFVNCATPPLLENQFLPHKDSCNNLENGDPLLFNQHQAQIDKLEQLVKNLSELVARLESKLDEPNKIVKNIIDKGDRSSYTVGRDNIGIQDGKPADAQINPLKTSSGSITKYNPFWSEKFQFMSAINLDSVATSVNILPFRDYEGMSKYIAVGDDRGRVYVFLRNGDVLVEFYTSSEFPITSTLSYMSAYMNESVLVTGHSNGVILAHRIWETSVSEDLSSLHMENLVVLDNGELGSPISMLEVHQVARSRYILSVEEKGKIKVFRENGTLYGLAVPTSRPLAFLKQRLLFLMERGAGSLDLRTMKIRETECEGLNDSVVKNYVFDATERSKAYGFTSSGDLIHLLLLGDVSNFKCRVRSRKRFDMDEPLAFQAIKGYLLIVGREKIYVYNVSTQHYIRSGAPRLTFSAGIEEIKSSFLPGQTMNENSETDKAIPLIASDREKLVILGLGGGYVGMYRSQLPIFRAESNTVLWTSPVLFFILFLFGAWQFFAKKKEVLTSWGPDDPFNSSSVTNRAGAPLGSGSGERSFADSSTRNPDMMDLRNNGLRGAPRRYTSPSRYPGGAGSSFRPSTVDSSSRPSSVDPNYRATSEIKFRGSNLDSAFPKRRENMFVNSQGLDDGN; encoded by the coding sequence ATGTTCAGACAACATCAACGAAAATCAACAACTGATAAACCAATAATGCTCAATAGGAATACTTGTATGGAAGGCAAGTTTTTTGTcccttttgttctttttttcatttatgtttCCTTAATTTTTGATGGGTTTTTTGTAAACTGTGCCACCCCTCCTTTACTTGAAAATCAGTTTCTTCCTCATAAAGATAGTTGTAATAATCTTGAAAATGGTGACCCTTTGCTATTTAATCAACACCAAGCTCAAATTGATAAGCTAGAACAACTTGTAAAAAATCTGAGTGAGTTAGTGGCTAGATTGGAATCTAAACTTGATGAACCGAATAAAATCGTAAAGAATATCATTGACAAGGGTGATAGATCAAGTTATACTGTGGGTAGAGATAATATCGGCATTCAAGATGGTAAGCCAGCTGATGCTCAAATTAATCCACTGAAAACCAGTTCTGGTTCAATTACCAAGTACAATCCATTTTGGTCTGAGAAATTCCAGTTTATGTCTGCTATCAACTTGGATTCAGTTGCTACAAGTGTTAATATTTTGCCCTTTAGGGATTATGAAGGCATGAGCAAGTATATTGCGGTTGGTGATGATCGAGGTCGAGTATATGTGTTCTTGAGAAATGGGGATGTTTTGGTTGAGTTTTATACTTCGTCTGAATTTCCCATTACCTCTACGCTGTCATATATGTCAGCTTATATGAATGAGAGTGTGCTAGTTACAGGCCATAGTAATGGGGTTATTTTAGCTCATAGGATCTGGGAGACTTCAGTTTCTGAGGATCTAAGCTCCCTTCACATGGAGAATCTTGTCGTTTTGGATAATGGGGAACTTGGGTCTCCAATCTCAATGTTAGAAGTTCATCAGGTTGCTAGATCTAGATACATTCTATCTGTGGAAGAGAAGGGTAAAATTAAGGTTTTTAGGGAGAATGGTACCCTCTATGGGCTGGCTGTGCCCACAAGTCGTCCCTTAGCTTTCCTAAAACAACGCCTTTTGTTCTTGATGGAGAGAGGTGCAGGATCTTTGGACTTGAGGACTATGAAGATTAGGGAGACTGAATGTGAAGGTCTAAATGATTCAGTAGTgaaaaattatgtttttgatgCTACTGAGCGATCAAAGGCTTATGGGTTTACATCGTCTGGCGATTTGATTCATCTATTACTTCTAGGTGATGTTTCCAACTTTAAATGTAGGGTCAGATCCAGGAAACGGTTTGACATGGATGAGCCTCTTGCGTTTCAGGCAATCAAGGGATACTTACTAATCGTTGGCAGAGAAAAGATTTATGTGTACAATGTTTCAACTCAGCACTACATTAGATCAGGTGCTCCACGTCTTACTTTTTCTGCAGGTATAGAGGAGATCAAATCATCATTTTTACCCGGCCAGACGATGAATGAGAACAGTGAGACGGATAAGGCAATACCGCTAATTGCTAGCGACCGAGAAAAGCTTGTTATTCTTGGTCTTGGCGGAGGATATGTAGGAATGTATCGTTCACAACTACCGATTTTCAGAGCAGAGTCCAACACAGTGCTCTGGACAAGTCCTGTGCTGTTCTTCATTCTTTTCCTGTTTGGAGCATGGCAGTTCTTTGCAAAGAAGAAGGAAGTCCTTACCTCTTGGGGGCCAGATGATCCATTTAACTCGAGTTCAGTCACGAATAGAGCTGGAGCCCCATTAGGATCTGGGTCAGGAGAACGATCTTTTGCTGATTCATCAACAAGAAATCCCGACATGATGGATTTGAGGAACAACGGTTTAAGAGGTGCACCAAGAAGGTATACTTCTCCTTCTCGATATCCTGGTGGTGCAGGCAGTTCCTTTAGGCCAAGTACTGTGGACAGCAGCTCCAGACCGTCATCTGTTGATCCTAATTACCGAGCAACCTCAGAGATCAAATTCAGGGGTTCTAATCTTGACTCTGCCTTTCCAAAACGAAGAGAAAATATGTTTGTGAATAGTCAGGGTTTGGATGATGGGAACTGA